The Methylococcus sp. Mc7 genomic sequence GCCATCAATCTTGATGGTACAAGCGACGGTATCGGGCTTCTTCCGCCGGTCGGTACCATCACGCCGGAGAACTGGCGATGCTACAAGACGTTGAGGTACGCAAGGCCAAGCCGAGGGAGACGCCCTACAAACTGATCGACGAGAAAGGCTCGTACCTTCTGGTCACATCAAAGGGCGGTAAGTTGTGGCGACTGAACTACCGGTACGACGGGAAGCAGAAGACCTCATCCTTCGGCACCTATCCCGAGGCGAGCTTGAAAGATGCCAGGTCTCAGGTCTCGAAACCGCCGCGAACAAACTTTCCCGTTCGGTAAATTCTTCCGGCGCCGCTGTCAATCCTGCCCGCTAATTTCCCGAACGGGAAAATCATGGTCAGTATTCGTTCCACCCAACAACGCGGCCAGGTACTACGTACCGCGCGCAAGCAACTGGGATTGACCCA encodes the following:
- a CDS encoding Arm DNA-binding domain-containing protein, producing MLQDVEVRKAKPRETPYKLIDEKGSYLLVTSKGGKLWRLNYRYDGKQKTSSFGTYPEASLKDARSQVSKPPRTNFPVR